A window of Rhipicephalus microplus isolate Deutch F79 chromosome 8, USDA_Rmic, whole genome shotgun sequence genomic DNA:
atctaccggagcGCGTTGGCTTTCGGCTGTGttggctgtgtaccgaaagccaacgcactccggtagatacctcgactacgagtcagtccacccggtagcccacaaacgctcagtgattcggtcttcagttcaacgagcgattcgcatttgttccgatgaagaaagcctgcaggaggagctccggaccattgaagatgacctgatcaagaatggataccccaagatttttattaggaaaacaactaaatccgtcatgcataaactgcagtcaactagtcaggctatgcataacacatcgtctacaaaaaagcgtgcatcgattccttatattcgaaatatgagcgaagccctagcccgtctattcagaaaacgtggtgtacagatcgcgcatgttccagcaagcaagcttaaggctgagttgctaaatgtgaaggatcctctccctcggcaacactttcctggtgtggtctacaagataccatgcgccgattgcgaatcggtgtacattggcacgagtggaaaaaACTGCAAACGTCTTATGCAACACAAAAATGACTTCGCCAAgagccacacagtgacaaatgcactcgcagagcatgccgagaagacgggccacgagataagctgggacaacgcacgcatcgtagccacggagaagaattttacaaccagactgaacctcgaatcactaatcattcagacgacaagtaacacaatcaatagatcatctggcacactaaaccacgtgtactcccggactttgcgtcatgcgctcaacgttacataagaacctgttgctcagccgtcattccattgtgaacaagggacccgtacgggtcccgaaacgtcattgttttgtttgacattggtcagtgacctgttttttcaacaaaactctcataatcatatagtggtttagggacgttaaaccccacatatcaatcaatcaatcatgcgcaccataaatagtgctcaaaatttaattgcatatgttgttttcatcctggctgtattccgtgctgtttatgatgtaaaaaaaaaagtagcacgctgaagtggtgctgcttttgggcaacagttgaaaatggcggggtgcatgaatgcggaatactgccgcttacactcaaatcactgtTGTGGTCATCTCCCACtctttgcagcatgtgttgtgtatacacagctgcatatttcctagctagaaaaatttgattttaggtgtttaacgccattttccatgtaactattccacaattacacacactgatcagcaggctttcaattgcgctgaaggacacaggtgccataaaaatCATAGtcaattctttcaagaaaccgtatgtaaaggctgaagcgtcatgcatacatacacatacacacacacatcatattgttttttgtactttatgaaagctgcgaaggtctcatgtgcctccaagcgtaacctgtcttatttattctccatcaccgcaaaagttttgtgagtttcaaataaagctactttgcgcatggccacgtttgggtaattttttgtgtaggtgttatttgagcagcctacagtgtttactttataagcctgtatgtatatgttgcattataaggatgcagaatgtgtgtggctgtacaatatagatgaaagtgaaaattaagtgtgtctattgtagtgttcttgcaaccaatcttacccccgtattctagaacgtccctccactcaacgcttcaccttcagttgagatggctgatgggagcgccgtctctaagcagagaaagtcgctgcatgtcagcaataatctgctgtgattctcgagtagcgcagcgtcgctttcaaacgagcagcggcacagtgctcaactctgtcaagtgaagggtgaaagtcgagtcgggggagcatttatgaatatggggtttagttttgttgtcttgttaacctgccattaacactgtattgatgctactttgctctagctgtacagtgctctccaaggcacaaggaggcaccgcagggggaaggctcggagcaaaccatgcgtgagtttcctttcattgttacactatgcacgtattaagtgatagactttaatgtatgctatttgtattgtgcaagtatttggggacatacaacttccaacacttatatgttctgacgaaaatcacgcaagaatgagagaagcttgtgcaaaaattatgcaagagtgtaagaagcttttgcagaagtctgtgaaatgaagttttgaaaatttgtggcaatgtgtcattgtacagtggtcaacagtcttgctcagcatgcttgactgcagggctcccggctgcacaggcgcatctacggagtgcctgatgcatgatgggccaaatgtcagcctgcacactggtgcctcttatccccgtttgtctgttacatcagtgtctcttgtaaaggggatcaactgtgctacctttttttttcgaatgtaatgagttctttttccagattattgttgttttaaggtagagcctcacatttctatcaaatactgaagattctatttttccttctagatgctatgaagtcactccttgtgttacaatagagtgaacactgttatgagaaaagctactttatggagttaactcactccatattgacttaacacacagaattggtgaaaactacactccattccagctgcattaggaataatattcatttgcatacttctgttttttttgtttgtttgttggctagAGGTTTGGAGTAttgggtggccagagggcactgtgtagtctttcttcatcttcccaattttgtgaacatcaattgatagccgtatgggaagcagccagcatgctgaaacagcggtgcaagcatgcaagatgttcaccattacatgcagtcagttgctgtgagcaacctactgcatacaattaactgcgagtggtgaactaacgctgcactatgtgtgcctcctggaaagctgcaatggtaaagtgccacaatcgtatagtaacatggataacatcgcaatttgtttgttgaataattttgcaacagaatcaatggagttttggataaatttgtgtatctgcctggttcatcaaagctacagagtcaaatgcggtatatactcgcgtattatgtgtactttttttgtcaatccggtcatgtgcgaagctagtaggaatcgctggcctaaaagctcaactgggaatatatgttgcaggcgctgtcacagctgtctcaaagcggattgtcatttgtttgctaagcctgttcaaatgcccccattttcttgaagttcttccgaacagtgctcacaaaaaccagttcccacgacagggttataccagagaacataagtactctccaataattgtcgggaacccaacgtaaagtaagatgcagacaaggaagtgCGATGCCAACACAgggctgtgtgtgtcgcccttcatgtgtgtgtgtgtccattccttgtcccagtcttctattgcgttgtatttcctccgatatctaaccaacacacccaagcttctatgctaagtcttattcaacgcactcttctgctggctcccatactgaatattgcatgtcgaagaactccacgctgatgtgcttagcgggagcacagtttcagttttcttcggtaacctttataacagcaatctgcctcgtatataattattgtagcctatcacaaggaacggtaaaaacgcaatggccagatggcgaaaccgaaaaaaaaaatgagtgcgaaaacctgcctcatctagttgatgtgacaggtccttgcacgcgttcaacatctgtgctgtgtctcgggaatacattcttgccgcggaagaggtgggaagataagaggcaaacctttaggcatttcggactacacataaacaggtttcagttttcaagttcgatattctaggtaaagcataaaagttcatggaagaagggaccttgcactcagttcattttgtgtaagactgcactcgcctgctcgacaagagatgtgcctgaccagagcatcatgaagtcaaatgtgtctgtgtgtgtgctggcaaggtggctcgggctggttggggagggcaaagtatgcgagcaaaaagtttcttgtagtaaagcaggctggctaattatactggtgagcaaattatgtgaggatgaaaattgtgcgagtaaatatggtatgtactcttgtatgtttcagctctattgctacggatcctgcggatccaacttggcatccggcagcaacaaagacaggttctgcaagaggtgcgacagctgaagcacggctcttgtccgtgcctcagcacgcccagccagcacagggCCCCTCTGACCTTctccggctgcctgctggtacaattggagaagtggaggcagcagaggcagctgtgcagagtaaagctgtggctgtggctttggtgtatatttcttgatttttaatatgcctatgtaacatgcagaaatttagtactgctttaagatactgtgtttcgggaaacaaactagtcaggttatctcatgagccactgtactacagtcgaatatgaataattcgtactcaaagaggccagaaaatttgttcaaattaaaagaagttcaaaataatgaaagttaccgtaattacttgaatctaacacgcaccttttttccggttaagagagttcataaatcgcatgtgcgttagaatcgagtacgaaaaaaaaaatgaatatggtcattctattgtcatcgccacttacaaaatggccgccccctacgtgcgtcggcatggcgcgtcggtcatttttgcctatgtgtttcccatgcgcggcacttcatacgtgtgctgaggagttcgtcatcttgtagtacattagcatcgacggcatggtagggccgactccaaaaactcgacgagtgcaccacaatgctgctactaaaagaaaagtcgtcgcgtgtgccggaacggacagaaatcgggccgcatcgcggtcattcggagttcccgaaacgtgcgtgcgggactggcggaaacaaaagcagaatattgtcgacagcaaagattcacgcaaaggcttcagtggaccacagcagggtcggtttccacaaattgaagagctgctcggcgagtatgtgattaagcagtgagcggcacagcggcccgtgacgacagaactgctccaagtgcaggctatgcagttagccttagaaaaagggctaatgcagagccattttaaagcgagcaggtgctggctaacgatctttatgaagagaaaaggcttttccctccgaaggcgaacgggcatatgccggaagttgccggaggagtacgaagaaaagcttcagagtcttcagaggttcctcctaaacttgcggcacaacaacggctacctgcttgggcaaatcgggaatgccgatcacacgcctctttacttcgacatgcctggcaccacaaccgtctaggaaaagggggcgaagcaagtttgtgtactgacatcgggccacggtaaaactaaagtgacagcaatgctctgttgcacgtcagataggcataagcttcccccgtacttcatatttaaatggaagatgctctcaaaaagagtcgttttcgcgagtggtgtgatcaagcgggccaacgagaaaaaagggtgcgcgttgcaaccgatgtcttagtgattttttttttgtcgtggaaaccgggcgcgcattacaatcgagggcgcggtagaataaagtaaatacggtaaacgagcggagggctcaccatgcagtgatgcatgtgcatggagaagttttattcacaaattacaggacatccgtcattaagtAAAGTAGTCAATACGTGTCTGTACACGtcggccttgcaacgagtcaacaagttttgcgtgcagtttgcaaagcatttgtacttcggcttcagtattctcctggcaaaagaagttgcgcacggcaatgtccagtgctgacactcttcgaagacaactgtgtttccactgttaccatctgcgctgcagccggagcgtggccagcacatgatgacaatggaggagcgtctccacctggagaaaagcagatcggcattcgagagagaaacactccgcggcagcttttttttttctctcttcatgcgtggtgttgaaaggagaagagtctctacatagcaggaacgaaaaacagggaagcgtgacaccggcgcgttgcagatcggcatgagagagccaactctctgcgacagcttttttcccctctttctcttcatgcgcagtgttaagaggagaagggtctctacgtggcagggacggaaaaagccgaagcggggcacaggaatgtcgcagattggcatttggcaaacattccaccgcagtcttttctttccttttcttcattttcttcttcaagcacagcgatgaggtgtctgaagtgccaccgcaggattgggcggggtgctgagagaattttcggagcgcggtatagctttgataggaccacagcgtcaattcgaattaagtgtgtgaattaagctagcagacgatgtaggcggcatcgtgtgtttgatgggcagtgactagcaatagcctgcttaaaacagacattcagtaattttgttcatttatcaccctatttcgtgtccgctgcggctctctctactttgagctacagttcaccctgccttgtgttagccgttttcttacttttttaaaaatctaacatgcacccaatttcgcagtgtgaagaaaaatgcacctttgtttattgtgatgagatttctatagcgacatgcctctttgttggccatcacagaaaaatataaacagcaaatggtgcgaccatctagtgcgacctttatttttctatcagtttcatctatgaccaagatttggtcgctctaaggttgcctcttagtacaccttgatcatgttcatttatcttgttgtgctctgcttacaatgcattgattaaaaacatgtccaagcttctttttgaattccacatattttatggTTTTTCACCtatagaagctactcctggtcaacattcaggcaaagacattgtaacctcgaagaaacgtgtattggaacttgagcactgtacaaagtaattatactatttcatagctagaatgaatatttattaagggttataacagtgttgtatttgatttcataacagcgaaactgcattcagagaaggactctgaaaagttctcacactgagtgtgagagggctgatgtggaaaccattttaggtcaagtgagttgaagttagcgtaagaaaacaatgaaatgttgtaatgcccaaaaattcaagttgttgttttcagtgtcctcttcttgcagatttttatcatgaaaacatttcgatgtgctgttgcgtccaccccatctatgcttcttgcatttttttacagtgcaagcacctcctgctgattgggggacgtggcctccgagaaattggtgtgaatgccatgaaggctgtattggcacatgacgtgcaagtgctgtacagccttcatggcagaaaagggaaaagggcctttgtgaacctgaggctctgtagattagtgacaggttagacttgttcattgttttatgtgtgtgtacccttgtgtattctctgtactgcagtgcttcatgtgtaccatggtatttctgttcttgtatgcagatgtcatctgccaaaaagcagggtgcgaccaggcggaggccctcaactttattaagaggtggctgccagggtctggtgatcgctgtgggggcaggaagcggcgcttcagagaagcatctgttgtggagcagcccgatgatccccactctgaGTGCAGATTATcagctgctcgcggcagctggcttcctgcccagccacagcagccagggccttgacagcaccactgtcactgtgcccccaacgcaacctgacctgcagtagagcgggccttttttagttgtgtatatatatttttcaatgtatacattttttgttgtaccaaataaataaataaaaaaacaaagaataaatagtctgcagactgtcggtggtgcactgttcggctagcttatgctgattcggaagcaccatcaccatgttttagttacaaaaaatgctctaaactatgaatattctcgattaccatgtgggggcatatgtggggattgcaagtgggggacatacgctttcaacatttacttcctaacgacttttttcgatctactgtaccaaataccagtaccaaataaagcactcgctattgcaaaagataaattggtaaaaaaataaactacgcttctagtgttagcaaagggaatgaggtataaaagatgaaatagatcgagtaactgctttcagttctcagcatttttctgttgccccaagtatacagggctgcaaagttacaagagcgggtcatcgaggcatattgtttacaTCTTCCGCTAAGAAAAATtacctactaataatggttacgtaatggcaagccaatcagtagccaatattcgtcgtgcaggaaacatcggtgtaataacggcatttgattggctgcaatgtggccctggattggtccaatgttggtcgtacatccgtagccaatattcgtcgtgcagcaaacatcggcgtaaaaatggcatgtgattggctgaaatatgg
This region includes:
- the LOC142769400 gene encoding uncharacterized protein LOC142769400 isoform X1; the protein is MSTRCLLCWPFWQFRRLYRKRRPRRLSSSLFLRASATTLTDDVFDFTVHCSPRHKEAPQGEGSEQTMPLLLRILRIQLGIRQQQRQVLQEVRQLKHGSCPCLSTPSQHRAPLTFSGCLLVQLEKWRQQRQLCRVKLWLWLWCIFLDF
- the LOC142769400 gene encoding uncharacterized protein LOC142769400 isoform X2, whose amino-acid sequence is MPLLLRILRIQLGIRQQQRQVLQEVRQLKHGSCPCLSTPSQHRAPLTFSGCLLVQLEKWRQQRQLCRVKLWLWLWCIFLDF